One Siniperca chuatsi isolate FFG_IHB_CAS linkage group LG3, ASM2008510v1, whole genome shotgun sequence genomic region harbors:
- the LOC122873086 gene encoding uncharacterized protein LOC122873086 isoform X2, with product MRKFSSPDTYFPRTKTPGRRRATTLEIRAGLAGAADGEPHDCVAVITETCSPRPDLQETPLINPELELFVDGSASRDPATDSRYAWGVAHDFGKLWANRNFLTSTGKPIAHHTLVAELLDAVLLPKQIAICKCEAHTNNLDPISQGNARADKAAKAAAKQTPTTQCVAVTNEHLTPTADLQELQTRATAEEKAVWRKAGCTVTDKVW from the exons ATGCGCAAATTCTCTAGTCCGGACACCTATTTTCCCCGTACGAAAACTCCGGGACGCCGGAGAGCCACAACATTGGAGATTCGTGCAGGACTTGCAGGcg CGGCAGACGGTGAACCTCACGattgtgtggcagtgataacagagacttgctcccccagaccagatctgcaggaaacaccattgatcaatccagagctggagctgtttgttgaCGGTTCAGCATCACGAGATCCAGCAACTG ATAGCAGATATGCATGGGGAGTGGCGCATGATTTTGGAAAACTCTGGgcaaacagaaacttccttacatccacaggcaaacccattgcacatcacacactggttgctgaactcttggatgctgtgctgttgcctaagcagattgccatttgtaaatgtgaagcacacactaacaaccttgATCCTATCTCACAGGGGAATGCCAGAGCGGATAAAGCAGCaaaagctgctgccaaacaaacaccGACTACTCAGTGTGTTGCAGTAACTAATGAACATCTGACacctacagctgatctgcaggaactgcagacaagagcaacggcagaggaaaaagcagtgtggCGAAAGGCAGGCTGCACGGTCACAGACAAAGTGTG gtga
- the LOC122873086 gene encoding uncharacterized protein LOC122873086 isoform X1: MTSVLLQEHGGRLRPVGYFSSKLDPVAAGLPNCLKAVAAAEKAVIASRDIVGYADLTLLVPHAVSMILLEQKTSHLSTARWLRYNTILLEMPNITVKRCTVLNPATLLPTAADGEPHDCVAVITETCSPRPDLQETPLINPELELFVDGSASRDPATDSRYAWGVAHDFGKLWANRNFLTSTGKPIAHHTLVAELLDAVLLPKQIAICKCEAHTNNLDPISQGNARADKAAKAAAKQTPTTQCVAVTNEHLTPTADLQELQTRATAEEKAVWRKAGCTVTDKVW, encoded by the exons ATGACTTCTGTGCTATTACAAGAACATGGGGGGAGACTGAGACCAGTAGGCTATTTTTCCAGCAAGCTTGACCCGGTAGCAGCTGGGCTGCCAAATTGTCTGAAGGCTGTGgcggctgcagagaaagctgttatagcCTCACGTGACATTGTGGGTTATGCTGATCTGACATTGTTGGTTCCACATGCTGTCTCAATGATAttgcttgaacagaaaacatcacatctctcaacagccaggtggttaagatacaacaccatattgcttgaaatgcctaatatcactgttaagaGATGTACAGTGCTTAACCCAGCAACTCTCCTCCCTACAGCGGCAGACGGTGAACCTCACGattgtgtggcagtgataacagagacttgctcccccagaccagatctgcaggaaacaccattgatcaatccagagctggagctgtttgttgaCGGTTCAGCATCACGAGATCCAGCAACTG ATAGCAGATATGCATGGGGAGTGGCGCATGATTTTGGAAAACTCTGGgcaaacagaaacttccttacatccacaggcaaacccattgcacatcacacactggttgctgaactcttggatgctgtgctgttgcctaagcagattgccatttgtaaatgtgaagcacacactaacaaccttgATCCTATCTCACAGGGGAATGCCAGAGCGGATAAAGCAGCaaaagctgctgccaaacaaacaccGACTACTCAGTGTGTTGCAGTAACTAATGAACATCTGACacctacagctgatctgcaggaactgcagacaagagcaacggcagaggaaaaagcagtgtggCGAAAGGCAGGCTGCACGGTCACAGACAAAGTGTG gtga